The Paracoccus sediminicola genome has a segment encoding these proteins:
- a CDS encoding 3-hydroxyacyl-CoA dehydrogenase NAD-binding domain-containing protein, which yields MANADAAAVVTTERHDDVALIRIDNPPVNAAGIALREGLVKAVRELTADGELKAIGLYCAGRTFVAGADIREFGKPPKKPSLPEVCTVLEDSTVPIVAVTHGTALGGGLEIALSCQARVGIKGSKIGLPEVKLGLLPGAGGTIRLPRVTDTETALGLITSGNPIAAEEALRAGILDRVEEGEPAEVALAMARALRDGELKPRRTRDLDPSIDETVLKDARAKFEKLGSKGKVPMRALLAMSHAGDNFEDALASERELFMEAMKSDEHAGLKHAFFAERAVSNIPEARETPRDIDSVGVIGGGTMGSGISTAMLLSGLPVTLVETAEDRADAARQTIEKNLDGAVKRGKLQAEKLDSVKGKLTVTTDMQLLKDVDLVIEAVFESMEVKHDVFGQLDKICKPGAVLASNTSYLNIDRIAEITSRPEDVIGLHFFSPAHVMRLLEVVVADKTAPDVVATGFALAKRLKKVAVRAEVCDGFIGNRILSHYAKSTGYMMLDGASPQQIDAALENWGAAMGPFSVGDLAGLDIGMAERKRRAPTRPAEERYVEVADRITAEGDYGRKTGKGWYVYEDGKKTGPNPDLETYLSEEREAKGITPREFSDEEIVERYITAMISEATRVVEEGIALRPIDVDAVFLFGYGFPRHRGGPLHTADQIGAKTLVDRIERYAEEDPHYWQVPDLLRRMAAEGTSFAEMNEKG from the coding sequence ATGGCCAACGCAGACGCCGCCGCCGTCGTCACCACCGAGCGCCATGACGATGTCGCGCTGATCCGTATCGACAATCCCCCTGTGAACGCTGCCGGCATCGCCTTGCGCGAGGGGCTGGTCAAGGCCGTCAGGGAACTGACGGCGGATGGCGAACTCAAGGCTATCGGCCTTTATTGCGCCGGGCGCACCTTTGTCGCCGGGGCCGATATTCGCGAATTCGGGAAACCTCCGAAGAAACCCTCGTTGCCCGAGGTTTGCACTGTTCTTGAGGATTCTACAGTGCCGATCGTGGCGGTTACCCACGGCACGGCGCTTGGCGGCGGGCTGGAAATCGCGCTGTCCTGTCAGGCACGCGTCGGGATCAAAGGCTCCAAGATCGGTCTGCCCGAGGTGAAGCTTGGTCTGCTGCCCGGCGCAGGCGGAACCATTCGTCTTCCGCGTGTCACCGATACGGAAACGGCGCTCGGACTCATCACCAGCGGCAACCCCATCGCTGCCGAGGAGGCACTCCGGGCGGGCATTCTGGACCGCGTCGAAGAGGGAGAGCCGGCCGAGGTCGCGCTTGCAATGGCCAGGGCCCTGCGGGACGGCGAATTGAAGCCGCGCAGAACGCGTGACCTTGATCCCTCGATTGACGAGACCGTGTTGAAAGACGCGCGCGCAAAGTTCGAGAAGCTGGGTTCCAAGGGCAAGGTGCCCATGCGCGCTCTGCTCGCCATGTCGCACGCAGGGGACAATTTCGAGGACGCGCTTGCCAGCGAGCGAGAGCTCTTCATGGAAGCGATGAAAAGCGATGAACATGCCGGCCTCAAGCATGCGTTCTTTGCAGAACGCGCCGTCTCGAATATTCCCGAAGCCAGGGAAACGCCTCGCGACATCGACTCGGTTGGCGTCATCGGCGGCGGGACCATGGGTTCGGGGATTTCGACGGCGATGCTGTTGTCGGGACTGCCGGTCACGCTGGTCGAGACCGCAGAAGACCGTGCCGACGCGGCGCGCCAGACCATCGAGAAAAATCTCGATGGGGCGGTGAAGCGCGGGAAGCTGCAAGCGGAGAAGCTGGATTCGGTCAAGGGAAAGCTCACCGTCACCACTGATATGCAGCTGCTGAAGGACGTTGATCTGGTCATCGAGGCTGTCTTCGAAAGCATGGAGGTCAAGCATGATGTGTTCGGCCAGCTCGACAAGATCTGCAAACCCGGTGCGGTGCTGGCTTCGAATACCTCCTATCTCAATATCGACCGCATTGCCGAGATCACCTCGCGGCCGGAGGATGTGATCGGGCTGCATTTCTTTAGCCCGGCGCATGTCATGCGTCTTCTCGAGGTGGTCGTGGCGGACAAAACCGCGCCGGACGTGGTTGCCACCGGGTTCGCTCTGGCCAAGCGCCTCAAGAAAGTGGCCGTGCGGGCGGAGGTTTGCGACGGGTTCATCGGCAATCGGATTCTGTCGCATTATGCGAAATCCACCGGCTACATGATGCTGGACGGTGCCTCGCCGCAGCAGATTGACGCGGCCCTTGAAAACTGGGGGGCCGCGATGGGTCCGTTCTCGGTGGGTGATCTGGCCGGGCTCGATATCGGCATGGCCGAACGTAAACGCCGCGCGCCGACGCGTCCCGCAGAGGAGCGTTATGTCGAGGTGGCTGATCGTATCACCGCCGAGGGTGATTACGGCCGCAAGACCGGCAAGGGCTGGTATGTCTATGAGGACGGCAAAAAGACCGGGCCGAACCCCGATCTTGAGACATATCTGTCCGAAGAGCGGGAGGCAAAAGGCATAACCCCACGCGAGTTCTCGGATGAGGAAATCGTGGAGCGTTACATCACCGCGATGATCTCGGAAGCGACCCGCGTCGTAGAGGAAGGTATCGCGCTGCGCCCCATCGACGTCGATGCCGTGTTTCTTTTCGGCTATGGCTTCCCTCGCCACAGGGGCGGCCCGCTGCACACCGCTGATCAGATCGGCGCCAAGACCCTTGTGGACAGGATCGAACGCTACGCCGAGGAAGATCCCCATTACTGGCAGGTGCCCGACCTGCTGCGCCGAATGGCCGCAGAAGGCACGAGCTTTGCCGAGATGAATGAGAAAGGCTGA
- a CDS encoding MaoC family dehydratase, with protein MSASANALQQLHAQIGKDLGSSDWVLVDQAMIDRFAEVSGDHQWIHLDAARAKETRFGGTIAHGFLTLSLASRFVQDALTPLKDVLMSVNYGFDRLRFLSPVPAGSRVRGRFVLEGIQRRDATSLLRTLGLTIELEGSDKPALAGSWLGLAIFAD; from the coding sequence GTGAGCGCCTCGGCAAATGCGCTTCAGCAACTTCACGCCCAGATCGGCAAAGATCTGGGCAGCTCGGACTGGGTGCTCGTCGATCAGGCAATGATTGATCGCTTCGCAGAGGTTTCCGGCGATCATCAATGGATACATCTGGACGCCGCGCGGGCGAAAGAGACGCGCTTTGGCGGTACCATCGCACACGGTTTCCTGACGCTTTCGCTGGCCTCTCGCTTTGTCCAGGATGCGCTGACTCCACTGAAAGACGTGCTGATGTCGGTGAATTACGGCTTCGACAGGCTGAGATTTCTGTCGCCCGTGCCCGCGGGTTCGCGCGTTAGGGGGCGCTTTGTTCTCGAAGGTATTCAACGTCGCGATGCAACATCGCTTCTACGGACCCTTGGCCTGACGATCGAGCTTGAAGGCTCTGACAAGCCCGCGCTCGCTGGGAGCTGGCTGGGTCTCGCGATCTTTGCAGATTGA
- a CDS encoding NADPH:quinone oxidoreductase family protein translates to MRAMLSHSPGGPETLELADLPDPAPGPGQVCIKVAAAGVNFPDTLIIRDLYQVKPERPFAPGGEIAGTISAVGEGVSLEPGTRVVALTGFGGFAEAVIVDASRVLPIPDAMPFDEAACFVFTYGTSHHALKDRARLAAGETLLILGASGGVGAAAIELGKAAGARVIAAVSSAEKAAFCREIGADETIIYGREMDREGQKAFSNRVKELTDGEGADVVYDAVGGDYTEPALRATAWNGRFLVVGFPAGIPKLPMNLPLLKGCEIVGVFWGAHTRREPEKHAENMADLFRLHGEGKLRPRIHARYPIERAGDAIAALSERGVMGKVLVTMQS, encoded by the coding sequence ATGCGAGCAATGCTGAGCCATTCGCCCGGTGGACCGGAGACGCTGGAGCTTGCGGATCTTCCGGACCCCGCCCCAGGGCCCGGTCAGGTCTGCATCAAGGTTGCTGCGGCGGGTGTCAACTTTCCGGACACGCTGATCATCAGGGATCTCTATCAGGTCAAGCCGGAGCGCCCGTTTGCTCCCGGCGGTGAAATCGCTGGAACGATTTCGGCGGTGGGCGAGGGGGTGTCGCTTGAACCGGGCACGCGGGTTGTCGCACTGACCGGATTTGGAGGCTTCGCAGAGGCTGTAATTGTGGATGCGTCACGGGTCCTGCCGATCCCCGACGCGATGCCTTTCGACGAGGCCGCCTGTTTCGTTTTTACCTACGGGACCTCTCATCATGCGCTGAAGGATCGGGCAAGGCTGGCTGCTGGCGAGACGCTTCTGATACTCGGTGCTTCCGGTGGGGTAGGCGCTGCGGCGATCGAATTGGGCAAGGCCGCAGGCGCAAGGGTGATCGCTGCGGTATCATCGGCCGAAAAGGCCGCGTTCTGCCGCGAGATCGGGGCCGATGAGACGATCATCTACGGTCGTGAGATGGATCGTGAGGGTCAGAAGGCTTTTTCGAACCGCGTGAAGGAACTGACGGATGGCGAGGGCGCCGATGTGGTCTATGACGCCGTTGGGGGCGACTATACAGAGCCAGCCTTGCGCGCGACCGCATGGAACGGCAGGTTTCTTGTTGTCGGCTTTCCGGCGGGCATCCCGAAGCTGCCGATGAACCTGCCGCTTCTCAAGGGTTGCGAGATCGTCGGTGTTTTCTGGGGCGCCCATACCCGCCGCGAACCAGAGAAACATGCTGAAAATATGGCCGACCTGTTTCGATTGCATGGCGAAGGAAAGCTGCGGCCCCGTATCCATGCGCGTTACCCGATAGAGCGGGCCGGGGACGCGATTGCAGCACTGTCTGAGCGGGGGGTGATGGGCAAGGTGCTTGTCACCATGCAGTCGTGA
- a CDS encoding phosphotransferase family protein, whose protein sequence is MRHAATLDIESLTRYLSQRIEGFEGPVEVTKFDTGQSNPTYRLSLPGRDLVLRRKPPGQLLKSAHAVDREFRVQSALEDSDVPVAKMHFLCEDESVIGSMFYVMDLVPGRNFARPDLPGEDDATRSGVTDEMARVLAALHEVDIDARGLSDYGPPGNYYERQIGRWTKQYRASETEPMPRMDRLIDMLSERIPEDQGERTLVHGDYRIDNMIFAAEGTDCRAVLDWELSTIGHPYADLAAVIMQWQMPPGDEGRGLAGLEREALGLPSDEAFIGSYCARRNLPGISDFGFYLGFAFFRMAAIIQGVKKRGLEGNASNPAKAAAVGKRIPLFVEGGLQALDGT, encoded by the coding sequence ATGCGCCACGCTGCTACACTGGATATCGAATCCCTCACCCGGTATCTTTCGCAACGGATCGAGGGTTTCGAAGGACCGGTCGAGGTCACCAAGTTCGACACGGGCCAGTCGAACCCGACCTATCGTCTCTCGTTGCCCGGTCGAGACCTCGTGCTGCGCCGCAAGCCGCCCGGACAGCTTCTTAAATCTGCTCACGCGGTGGATCGCGAATTCCGGGTCCAGTCCGCGCTGGAGGACAGTGACGTTCCGGTCGCGAAGATGCATTTTCTTTGCGAGGATGAAAGCGTCATCGGCTCGATGTTCTATGTGATGGATCTGGTGCCGGGTCGCAATTTCGCGCGCCCCGACCTTCCGGGAGAAGACGACGCCACTCGCAGCGGCGTGACGGATGAAATGGCCCGCGTGCTCGCCGCCTTGCATGAGGTCGACATCGACGCACGGGGCCTGTCTGACTATGGCCCACCCGGCAATTACTACGAGCGCCAGATCGGACGCTGGACCAAGCAGTATCGCGCCTCGGAAACGGAACCGATGCCGCGCATGGACCGGCTGATCGACATGCTGAGCGAGCGTATCCCCGAGGATCAGGGCGAGCGCACTCTGGTTCACGGAGACTACCGCATAGACAATATGATTTTCGCCGCGGAAGGCACCGATTGCCGCGCCGTGCTGGATTGGGAACTGTCCACGATCGGGCATCCCTATGCCGATCTCGCCGCTGTCATCATGCAGTGGCAGATGCCCCCCGGTGACGAGGGTCGCGGATTGGCCGGGCTTGAGCGTGAGGCGCTCGGGCTACCCAGTGACGAGGCCTTCATCGGATCCTACTGCGCGCGCCGGAATCTGCCGGGTATTTCCGATTTCGGCTTCTATCTTGGCTTCGCCTTCTTCCGAATGGCCGCGATCATACAGGGCGTGAAGAAGCGAGGTCTTGAAGGCAACGCCTCCAACCCGGCGAAAGCGGCCGCGGTTGGCAAACGCATCCCGCTTTTCGTCGAGGGCGGGCTCCAGGCGCTTGACGGGACATGA